In Gammaproteobacteria bacterium, a single window of DNA contains:
- a CDS encoding MazF family transcriptional regulator, with the protein MGAFAAGQVVVLPFPFSDLSRNKFRPALLLGHSGKGDWIACQITSNPYADRFAVTIEEADFLDGNLARISFARPGKLFTEKGTGKGDRFIYKVEGTRK; encoded by the coding sequence ATGGGAGCATTTGCAGCCGGGCAGGTAGTCGTTCTTCCGTTTCCGTTCTCTGATCTTTCGCGCAACAAGTTTCGTCCTGCACTTTTGCTCGGGCACTCGGGCAAGGGCGATTGGATCGCCTGCCAGATAACCAGCAATCCCTACGCAGACAGATTTGCAGTGACTATCGAGGAGGCGGATTTTCTTGACGGAAATCTTGCGCGCATCAGTTTTGCCCGCCCGGGCAAGTTGTTTACGGAAAAGGGGACCGGAAAAGGGGACAGATTTATTTACAAGGTAGAGGGGACGAGAAAATAA
- a CDS encoding VPLPA-CTERM sorting domain-containing protein: MTVALSATPRYSNPALTNNGAGTFYAQTGSNTGGNNESATTGALWNFSYYVNVSGPGADLGDYAFTLYYDFNPAPATLPGAMGSINLNGGIMGAGGNPSSMTNVQGSENLLFSYLQTNVSGIVTPPPSGSFNPLANGEYSFILRADNAFGTLGRVGINVNAVPLPAAAWLFGSALLGLGWAKRSRRQQQEVLCA; the protein is encoded by the coding sequence GTGACGGTTGCGCTGTCCGCCACCCCGCGCTACTCGAATCCGGCGCTGACCAATAACGGAGCCGGAACGTTCTACGCGCAAACCGGCAGCAATACGGGCGGCAACAACGAAAGTGCAACCACCGGTGCGCTCTGGAACTTCAGTTATTACGTTAACGTGTCTGGTCCCGGCGCCGATCTCGGGGATTATGCGTTCACCCTCTATTACGACTTCAATCCAGCGCCTGCAACGTTGCCTGGCGCCATGGGCAGCATCAACCTGAATGGCGGGATCATGGGTGCGGGCGGCAATCCATCCTCGATGACCAATGTGCAGGGTTCGGAGAATTTGTTGTTCAGTTATCTTCAAACCAACGTTTCGGGTATCGTCACGCCGCCACCGTCGGGATCTTTCAATCCGCTGGCGAACGGCGAGTACAGCTTCATTCTGCGTGCGGACAATGCATTCGGTACCTTGGGCAGGGTTGGAATCAACGTCAACGCGGTACCATTGCCCGCAGCCGCTTGGCTGTTCGGCTCCGCATTGCTTGGCCTCGGCTGGGCAAAGCGATCGCGCCGCCAGCAGCAGGAAGTCCTCTGCGCCTGA
- a CDS encoding alginate export family protein: MHRFTTLSIAIRGLLLTGASLCTLPAFAGYDVISSDETRLTFNLDAVAASFQGEDSWFGESKSFNGEPTNSWGEFGVEPRLTLETGLGGGTLFGQLSTVYTATHSDDASGLTIGTGDSEDLNLEQSHVGWKTGQWLDGYTTSFSMGRQDYQIGSGMLIADGTSDGGGEYGGWYIDMRKAFIETGIARIEGKGLLLEGFRIEYRPRRGGTRAHADGGNAEYTFFETTRLGATYLVVDAQTPGVDDLQVWDGRLDWNGKGALEGFGLRGEYAHEDSKQIEADGWFAEASYQAKELCWTPTFSYRYAHFDGDDPATAKDEQFQEIAYGFDDYGTWFQGEITGNYPLANGNLDSHRLRVKLQPGARVTLNVMYYDFTLDQEQIRGDPVRSDDWGQEIDFTVDWAVTDSVAVIGVLGNLMPGDAAKQWTGGDKDWLYSMIYVSYGY; this comes from the coding sequence GTGCATCGATTCACTACTCTTTCCATCGCGATTCGTGGCCTGCTGCTGACGGGCGCGAGCCTGTGCACTCTGCCTGCGTTCGCCGGTTACGATGTCATCTCGAGCGACGAGACCAGGCTCACCTTCAACCTTGACGCTGTTGCCGCCAGTTTCCAGGGCGAGGACTCATGGTTCGGCGAGTCGAAGTCGTTCAACGGCGAACCCACCAACAGTTGGGGTGAGTTCGGCGTGGAACCGCGCCTTACGCTCGAGACGGGCCTCGGTGGCGGCACCTTGTTCGGGCAGCTCAGCACGGTCTACACCGCGACGCACAGCGACGATGCCTCCGGTCTCACGATCGGCACGGGCGATTCCGAGGACCTGAATCTGGAGCAGAGCCACGTGGGCTGGAAGACCGGGCAGTGGCTGGACGGCTACACCACCTCCTTCAGTATGGGCCGGCAGGACTACCAGATCGGCTCCGGCATGCTGATCGCGGACGGCACCAGCGATGGCGGCGGCGAGTACGGCGGCTGGTACATCGACATGCGCAAGGCATTCATCGAAACCGGGATCGCGCGCATCGAGGGCAAGGGCCTGCTGCTGGAAGGCTTTCGCATCGAGTACCGTCCGCGCCGTGGCGGTACCCGCGCCCATGCCGACGGCGGCAACGCGGAATACACTTTCTTCGAGACCACCAGGCTCGGTGCCACGTACCTGGTCGTCGATGCCCAGACCCCGGGCGTGGACGATCTGCAGGTGTGGGACGGCCGCCTGGACTGGAACGGCAAGGGTGCGCTGGAGGGCTTCGGGCTGCGTGGCGAATACGCGCACGAGGACAGCAAGCAGATCGAGGCCGACGGCTGGTTCGCCGAAGCGAGCTACCAGGCGAAAGAATTGTGCTGGACACCCACTTTCAGCTACCGCTATGCACACTTCGACGGTGACGATCCCGCGACTGCGAAGGATGAGCAGTTCCAGGAGATCGCCTACGGCTTCGACGACTACGGCACCTGGTTCCAGGGCGAAATCACGGGTAACTACCCGCTGGCGAACGGCAACCTGGACAGTCACCGCTTGCGCGTGAAGCTGCAGCCCGGCGCAAGGGTCACATTGAATGTGATGTACTACGACTTCACCCTGGACCAGGAGCAGATCCGGGGCGATCCGGTCAGAAGTGACGACTGGGGCCAGGAGATCGATTTCACCGTCGACTGGGCCGTCACGGACAGCGTAGCCGTCATCGGCGTGCTCGGAAACCTGATGCCGGGCGATGCCGCGAAGCAATGGACCGGCGGCGACAAGGACTGGCTGTATTCGATGATTTACGTGTCCTATGGCTACTAA
- a CDS encoding type II toxin-antitoxin system RelE/ParE family toxin yields MTRILKRKDFARWQVSESLPDAALCKAVQEMESGLIDADLGGFLYKKRVARSGGGKSGGYRTLLSARIGGRYVFLHGFPKSDKSNITQDEKKALQFAGKVFLELSTEALSKALQSGVLLEVHCEQNH; encoded by the coding sequence ATGACACGCATCCTCAAGCGGAAGGACTTTGCACGGTGGCAGGTGAGTGAGAGCTTGCCTGATGCCGCCTTGTGCAAAGCGGTTCAGGAAATGGAAAGCGGTCTGATTGACGCGGACTTGGGTGGCTTCCTCTACAAGAAGCGGGTTGCCCGCTCCGGCGGCGGCAAGAGCGGCGGCTATCGCACGCTGCTGTCGGCCCGGATCGGTGGCCGCTACGTGTTCCTGCATGGGTTCCCCAAGAGCGACAAGTCGAACATCACGCAGGACGAGAAGAAGGCGCTGCAATTCGCCGGCAAGGTGTTCCTGGAACTGTCCACCGAGGCTTTGTCGAAGGCGCTGCAGTCGGGCGTGTTATTGGAGGTGCATTGTGAGCAAAATCATTGA
- a CDS encoding putative addiction module antidote protein has translation MGKSKTSKYDVAEHLRTPEEMAAYLEACMEEADGDATFIAKALGDIARARGMSQVARDAGLSRESLYKALSGDRAPTFDTILKVVNALGLKLHAEAVEH, from the coding sequence ATGGGTAAGAGCAAGACTTCCAAGTACGACGTCGCCGAGCATCTTCGGACCCCCGAGGAAATGGCTGCATACCTCGAAGCCTGCATGGAGGAAGCGGACGGGGATGCAACATTTATCGCAAAAGCGCTTGGAGACATCGCCCGTGCCAGGGGTATGTCGCAAGTTGCTCGGGATGCCGGACTTTCTCGTGAAAGTCTGTACAAGGCTTTGTCTGGGGACCGTGCTCCAACCTTCGACACAATTCTGAAGGTCGTCAACGCGCTTGGTCTAAAACTGCATGCCGAGGCGGTGGAGCATTGA
- a CDS encoding type II toxin-antitoxin system RelE/ParE family toxin, with translation MRPSAVRIGQVLAHPHEGIKGDGFIYGENKSVPFSGYSLHAFEKKAQKTRQADIELAQARYKEVEVYEKAKQKGKR, from the coding sequence ATGCGACCAAGCGCCGTCAGAATTGGTCAGGTTCTGGCTCATCCACATGAAGGAATAAAAGGGGACGGATTTATTTACGGAGAAAATAAATCCGTCCCCTTTTCCGGATATTCTCTGCATGCCTTCGAAAAGAAGGCGCAGAAAACCCGGCAGGCTGACATTGAGCTTGCCCAAGCACGCTACAAAGAGGTCGAGGTATATGAAAAAGCAAAGCAAAAAGGGAAGCGGTAA
- a CDS encoding HigA family addiction module antidote protein, producing the protein MSKLDPITPGELLVEEFLTPMGISQYRLAKEINVPAQRISAIVSGRRAVTADTDLRLCRFFGLSSGYWLRAQAAHDTEVAERELGAALKQIKPWARNAAEQSGATDSTSRRE; encoded by the coding sequence ATGAGCAAGCTTGATCCAATCACTCCCGGGGAACTCCTCGTTGAGGAATTCCTGACGCCCATGGGTATCAGCCAGTACCGCCTGGCCAAGGAAATAAATGTGCCCGCGCAGCGCATCAGCGCAATCGTCTCGGGCAGGCGCGCTGTCACTGCTGATACCGATTTGAGGCTATGCCGATTCTTCGGGCTATCCAGTGGCTACTGGCTGCGTGCTCAGGCTGCGCACGATACGGAGGTCGCCGAGCGCGAGCTTGGCGCAGCGCTGAAGCAGATAAAGCCATGGGCAAGAAATGCAGCGGAACAAAGCGGTGCAACCGACTCCACTTCGCGGCGCGAATGA
- a CDS encoding type II toxin-antitoxin system RelE/ParE family toxin — protein MEIRKTDTFVTWLDSLRDLRARARVQARIERLAGGNPGDMKPVGEGVSELRIDYGPGYRVYFLRQRRELVILLAGGDKSTQAADIRTAIRLARELL, from the coding sequence ATGGAGATCCGCAAGACCGATACCTTTGTCACCTGGCTCGATAGTCTTCGCGACTTGCGTGCTCGAGCAAGAGTTCAGGCGCGGATTGAGAGACTGGCAGGTGGTAACCCGGGTGATATGAAGCCCGTCGGCGAGGGCGTGTCTGAATTGCGGATCGACTATGGGCCGGGATACCGGGTGTATTTCCTGCGCCAACGGCGCGAACTGGTGATACTGCTGGCGGGCGGTGATAAATCTACGCAGGCTGCAGATATTCGGACCGCGATACGTTTGGCCCGTGAACTGTTGTAG
- a CDS encoding DNA-binding transcriptional regulator, whose product MSKIIESLRGDLAALREAGAISKVTMREFDAICPPPVREFSATDIKRLRETLKFSQPVFALHLHTSASTVRKWEQGETHPTGPALKLLNVIADKGLQAII is encoded by the coding sequence GTGAGCAAAATCATTGAATCCCTGCGTGGCGACCTGGCTGCGCTCCGCGAAGCAGGAGCGATCAGCAAGGTGACGATGCGCGAGTTCGACGCGATCTGTCCGCCGCCGGTGCGGGAGTTCAGCGCTACCGACATCAAACGTCTACGCGAAACCTTGAAGTTCAGCCAGCCGGTGTTCGCTCTTCATTTACACACGTCGGCCTCGACCGTGCGCAAGTGGGAGCAAGGCGAAACCCATCCCACCGGGCCGGCGCTCAAGCTGCTCAACGTCATCGCCGACAAGGGCCTGCAGGCCATCATCTGA
- a CDS encoding XRE family transcriptional regulator: MKKQSKKGSGNVFLDLGFEPAEAAILEMRAKLMGDLRAYIEKEKLTQAEAAKRLGIAQSRVSDLVRGKWEKFSLEMLITLEARLGRTVRVELAA; encoded by the coding sequence ATGAAAAAGCAAAGCAAAAAGGGAAGCGGTAACGTCTTCCTGGATCTCGGCTTTGAACCGGCCGAGGCCGCAATTCTGGAAATGCGCGCCAAACTCATGGGTGATCTGCGCGCGTACATCGAGAAAGAGAAGCTGACCCAGGCCGAAGCAGCGAAGCGTCTTGGCATTGCGCAGTCGCGGGTGTCGGATCTTGTGCGCGGCAAGTGGGAGAAATTCAGCCTTGAGATGCTCATTACTCTTGAGGCCCGTCTTGGCCGTACCGTGCGGGTTGAACTGGCGGCGTAA
- a CDS encoding type II toxin-antitoxin system Phd/YefM family antitoxin, with the protein MTHQLLAETAASISELKANPMKVVASGNGMPVVVLNRNEPAFYCVPANAYEAMMEMVDDLELLKLVKKRQQEKSVRVSIDDL; encoded by the coding sequence ATGACACATCAACTACTTGCCGAGACCGCCGCCAGTATCTCGGAACTCAAGGCCAACCCCATGAAGGTCGTGGCCAGCGGCAATGGTATGCCTGTCGTGGTGCTTAACCGCAATGAGCCAGCCTTCTACTGCGTACCGGCTAACGCCTACGAAGCCATGATGGAAATGGTTGACGACCTGGAACTGCTCAAGCTGGTGAAGAAGCGCCAACAAGAGAAGTCTGTCAGGGTGTCGATCGATGACCTATGA
- a CDS encoding type II toxin-antitoxin system VapB family antitoxin, whose protein sequence is MRTNIVIDDKLMADALKASGARTKREAVELGLRTLVRLQRQGQIKRLRGKIEWQGDLDAMRRDA, encoded by the coding sequence ATGCGCACGAATATTGTTATCGACGACAAGCTCATGGCAGATGCGCTCAAAGCATCAGGCGCCCGCACGAAACGAGAGGCCGTCGAGCTTGGGCTGCGAACGTTGGTGCGTCTTCAACGCCAGGGTCAAATCAAGCGTCTTCGGGGAAAAATCGAATGGCAAGGCGATCTGGATGCAATGAGGCGTGACGCGTGA
- a CDS encoding type II toxin-antitoxin system RelE/ParE family toxin, with the protein MTYELAFKTSALKEWKKLGHTVQEQFKKKLAERLKNPHVPSAALSGATNIYKIKLRQAGYRLVYSVEDKTITVIVIAVGKRDRNEVYDVALSRLQDPQAP; encoded by the coding sequence ATGACCTATGAGCTCGCCTTCAAAACCTCCGCACTGAAGGAATGGAAGAAACTCGGGCACACCGTTCAAGAACAGTTCAAGAAGAAACTCGCCGAACGCCTCAAGAACCCGCACGTACCCAGCGCCGCCCTTTCCGGTGCCACAAATATCTACAAGATCAAGTTGCGCCAAGCCGGTTACCGCCTGGTCTATTCGGTTGAAGACAAAACCATAACCGTGATAGTAATCGCTGTAGGCAAGCGTGATCGCAACGAAGTTTACGATGTTGCCCTATCGCGCCTGCAAGATCCGCAGGCGCCCTAA
- a CDS encoding PIN domain nuclease: MILVDSSVWIDYLRGTSTPPANKLDSLLGTVPLAIGDLILTEVLQGCPGDKEFNDVRQQLAAIELVVLGGADVAIEAARNFRRLRALGITVRKTIDTIIATRCILSGYELLHHDRDFDPFAEHLGLKCVVCEP; encoded by the coding sequence GTGATCCTTGTTGATTCCAGTGTGTGGATCGATTATCTGCGCGGCACTTCCACACCACCTGCCAACAAGCTGGATTCGCTTCTTGGCACAGTTCCATTGGCCATCGGGGACCTGATCTTGACCGAAGTGTTGCAGGGATGCCCCGGCGACAAGGAGTTCAATGACGTTCGCCAACAGCTTGCCGCGATCGAGCTCGTGGTACTCGGCGGTGCAGACGTGGCTATCGAGGCAGCCCGGAACTTCCGCAGGCTGCGGGCACTCGGGATTACGGTGCGCAAGACGATTGATACGATAATCGCCACGCGTTGCATCCTCAGCGGATACGAGTTGCTTCATCACGATCGCGACTTCGATCCATTCGCCGAGCATCTGGGCCTCAAGTGTGTGGTCTGTGAGCCATAA
- a CDS encoding tetratricopeptide repeat protein — protein MLHIFLALCLATLVACTGGEERQAQYLKRAQEHFDAGNFDKAMVEAKNVLQINSDNVAGRYLLAQLHEQEQNWEQMFANLKLVIDLDPKHVPARIKLGQMFYANALYDETLEQADAVLALQPDNADAHTLRGSVFYKQGNNTAAEAEAELALKTEPTNVGAISVLSAVYGDTDPERALAIIGDGLARQTQNATLQLLKIRVLEQNHREEEALAVYRELVEAYPDNLFYHYRLVRYLEEHGRTDEAEAALRSIVNTSPDNVQLKLWLTQFLANNRNPELAETTLKSFIEQQPKLYELRFALGKLYTAMVRVADARAVYQQIVELDGNGADALLARNKLVELALAEQDQAGADALLAEIFAVEPENSEALITRARIALLARDVKTATGDLRTVLRNAPDNVVALRLLAGAHESEGALDLALDNYRQILGVVPSDHEAAYNVARLALAQGETDAAQLTLESLTEAKPDYVDAQRLLIATLGHQEKWDVALARTEALIANPDTKAMGLYLRGRIQFDRKQYAESAESMEQALALEPAIVEALGFVVNARQQLGEPAVALAYVQAHVAAHPEHAHAYELLGALQQQAGDVAGAQASWRRAIELAPAQLGSYSRLATQLARSDDWDGATAVLQAAIDANPRSADLQVALGELLLERQKVDEALAAYEAALRLQPNMPVAANNLAAIIADHRTDEPSLRRALALAQPLEELQQPAFLDTLAWVNYRLGNSARTVSLLNAAIGLGGDAPVYHYHLGMAYHSQNQLELAREHLSLAVATTGAAYPGREEAERVLNTL, from the coding sequence TTGCTCCACATATTTCTGGCTCTCTGCCTTGCCACGCTGGTTGCCTGCACCGGTGGCGAGGAGCGCCAGGCGCAATACCTCAAGCGCGCGCAGGAGCACTTCGATGCCGGTAATTTCGACAAGGCGATGGTCGAGGCGAAGAACGTCCTGCAGATCAATTCGGACAATGTGGCGGGCCGCTACCTGCTGGCGCAGTTGCACGAGCAGGAGCAGAACTGGGAGCAGATGTTCGCCAACCTGAAGCTGGTGATCGATCTCGATCCCAAGCATGTGCCGGCGCGCATCAAGCTGGGCCAGATGTTCTATGCCAACGCGTTGTATGATGAGACCCTGGAGCAGGCCGACGCGGTACTCGCGTTGCAGCCCGACAATGCCGATGCGCACACCCTGCGCGGCAGCGTGTTCTACAAGCAGGGCAACAACACCGCGGCCGAGGCCGAGGCCGAGCTGGCGCTGAAGACCGAGCCCACCAACGTCGGTGCGATCTCGGTGCTGAGCGCGGTCTATGGAGATACTGACCCCGAGCGCGCGCTCGCGATCATCGGTGACGGACTTGCGCGCCAGACGCAGAACGCCACGCTGCAACTGCTGAAGATCCGTGTGCTGGAGCAGAACCATCGCGAGGAAGAAGCGCTGGCGGTGTATCGCGAACTGGTCGAGGCCTACCCCGACAATCTCTTCTATCACTACCGCCTGGTGCGTTATCTCGAGGAGCACGGGCGCACCGACGAGGCCGAGGCGGCGCTGCGCAGCATCGTCAACACCAGCCCCGACAACGTGCAGCTGAAACTGTGGCTGACCCAGTTCCTGGCCAACAACCGCAACCCCGAGCTGGCCGAAACCACGCTGAAGAGTTTCATCGAACAGCAGCCGAAGCTCTACGAACTGCGCTTTGCGCTCGGCAAGCTCTACACCGCGATGGTGCGGGTGGCGGATGCGCGCGCGGTGTATCAGCAGATCGTGGAGCTTGATGGCAACGGCGCGGATGCGCTGCTCGCGCGCAACAAGCTGGTCGAGCTCGCGCTTGCCGAGCAGGACCAGGCGGGCGCCGATGCGCTGCTGGCCGAGATCTTCGCGGTCGAACCCGAGAACAGCGAGGCCCTGATCACCCGCGCGCGGATCGCGTTGCTGGCGCGCGATGTGAAGACCGCGACCGGCGATCTGCGCACGGTGCTGCGCAATGCCCCCGACAACGTCGTCGCGCTGCGCCTGCTGGCCGGTGCCCACGAGAGCGAGGGCGCGCTCGATCTCGCGCTCGACAACTACCGCCAGATTCTCGGGGTCGTGCCCTCCGATCACGAGGCCGCGTACAACGTGGCGCGCCTTGCGCTGGCGCAGGGTGAAACCGATGCGGCGCAGCTGACGCTCGAGAGCCTGACCGAGGCCAAGCCCGATTACGTGGATGCGCAGCGGCTGCTGATCGCCACGCTCGGGCACCAGGAGAAGTGGGACGTGGCGCTGGCGCGCACCGAGGCGCTGATCGCGAACCCTGACACCAAGGCGATGGGGCTGTATCTGCGCGGGCGTATCCAGTTCGATCGCAAGCAGTATGCCGAGTCAGCGGAATCGATGGAGCAGGCGCTGGCGCTGGAGCCGGCCATCGTCGAGGCGCTCGGTTTCGTGGTGAATGCGCGTCAGCAGCTCGGCGAGCCCGCCGTGGCGCTGGCCTATGTGCAGGCGCATGTGGCCGCGCATCCGGAGCATGCGCATGCCTATGAGTTGCTCGGTGCGCTGCAGCAGCAGGCGGGCGATGTGGCGGGTGCGCAGGCTTCGTGGCGCCGTGCCATCGAACTGGCGCCGGCGCAGCTCGGCTCCTACAGCCGCCTCGCCACGCAGCTCGCGCGCAGCGATGATTGGGACGGTGCGACCGCGGTGCTGCAGGCTGCGATTGACGCCAACCCGCGCAGCGCCGATCTGCAGGTAGCGTTGGGCGAGCTACTGCTCGAACGCCAGAAGGTCGATGAGGCCCTTGCCGCCTACGAAGCCGCGCTCAGGCTGCAGCCGAACATGCCGGTCGCGGCCAACAACCTTGCCGCGATCATCGCCGACCACCGGACCGATGAGCCCAGCCTGCGCCGTGCGCTGGCGCTGGCCCAGCCCCTCGAGGAGCTGCAGCAGCCGGCCTTTCTCGACACCCTGGCCTGGGTGAATTACCGGCTCGGTAACAGCGCTCGCACCGTGAGCCTGCTGAACGCCGCGATCGGGCTCGGCGGCGATGCGCCGGTCTACCACTACCACCTCGGCATGGCCTACCACAGCCAGAACCAGCTCGAACTCGCCCGCGAGCATCTCAGCCTCGCCGTGGCCACCACCGGCGCCGCGTATCCGGGGCGGGAGGAGGCGGAGCGGGTGTTGAATACGCTCTAG